TTTCGAAAATGTCCACCATCACCGCCGCACACAAGTAACATCCGCGACCCCACCGCCAGTGGTGCACCCGCTGGCGTGCAGCGCGTGCCGGCGCGGCTCGCTGAGCGGGCTGCGCTACCGGTGCACGCGCTGCGCCGGCTACACGCTCTGCCAGGAGTGCTTCTGGCGCGGCCGCGTCACGCCGCCGCACACCAACGAGCACGAGGTCAAGGAGTACGCCACCTATGTGAGTCTGACGATgattctgtttgttttttttttcgtaatttttttgtgatttttttctttttttttgtaattttttgtattttttgtgatttttttcttttttttttttttttgtaatttttttctttttttttcgttttttttttgtccttCTCATCTGCCTTCTCATCATAGGAGGCGTGTTGCTCCGGCAGTGGGAACgtacatgggctgatgatgatgattatgttGATCCCTACCACCCCTActaatgttattgtatatgcgaaagtaacaaacaaacaaactaacaaacgcCCCCCCGCCGGTTCGCAGAAGTCGCCGTCGAAGCAGATCGGCGCGACGCTGCGCAAGTCGTTCCGCTGCGTGCCGgagcgcgcgcgcgccgcgctgcCGCGCTACCCCGACCAGCCCGAGCGGACGCTCAACTTGAGTCACATCGTGTGAGTTAAGAGTTTGTGTGTGTAAACTGTGTATGATTATTagcacgcttttattagcttcacctctatttttttatgtcatatcgggcaactgagctggtggttcgcctgatggtaagcgatcaccaccgtccatgaacattcgcaaaggttgggcctctgcgaatgcgctgctcgcttttttggggtaagggaaaaggaatggattaacgactggaaagaaggaatggactgggatgggtgaggaaaaggaaacgggcctccggcttccccactcaccgtacgaaacacactggcatgctactatttcacgccgattgtctgtgggggtgtggtacttcccctgtgcgagctggcccaattcgtgccgaagcgtgctcgactcccacaataatctCTCTCTCTCACAAAAATCTCTATGTTTGTGTATGACTGACTCTTTTTGACTCGATATTGACTCACTTCAAACGTACAGAATTAACTCTAACTTTATACACTTattagcatgctattattagCCGCACTTTTGTTTCTGTATTATATTCACTCCTTTTGACTCGTTTTTGACCCACGTTCAACAGATTTGATTCAATCTGTGTACTATTATTAgcatgcttttattagctaCACTTGTGTGCTTTTATGTAACCGAATCCTTTTGTCTCAATTTTGAcccttattattaataattatacattataaataatcatttaattaataaaacattatttccaatttatattgatattaattatttaaatatcattactTTCAGACCACCATCTCCCGTACCGGCTCACAACGGCTTCCCAGAATATGGAGGGGGCTATGTTAATACTGGATCTTTGGACAGCCGATCTTCGAGATCCACACATAGAAGTATGTATGTTTGGGTGGGCGTGTGTTTGTGTGAGTGGGAAGGaatatgtgtgtgtaaagTGGATGtttgtgaaatatatgtactttaacgaaatatttttaattatagccCTTAATcttgtgatatttaaataatgtgcCTTGCGAATCCTTTCTGAATAAtagttatatgaatttatgtaaaaacattagaataaattacttttgatatatgaatatattgtgAATCGATTCATAAGATTATTTAACCAAATTACATactcccactaatattatatatccgatgtttgtaaggatgtgtgtgtgtgttttttactctttcactctaaaactgctgaacccattggaatgaaatttggcacgtagatagctggaagACTTATAACACagaggcaacttttcatcccaatattcctacgggatacagacttacgcgggtgaaaccgcgaagCGCAACTggttaatacataattttaactacAGGTCGCTAATATTAAGTCTCGTTTACCATGTTATGTGATCATAAGCCCCATGCGTGCACCTGTAccttatcatttaaaatccgATCGTAAAAAATACATGGTCGTATATACAGCATGTTCCGGTTCTAAGTATATACAGTATATTCCGGTTGTATGCATATACAGGTGTTCTggttgtatgtatatacaggATGTTCTggttgtatgtatatacagaATGTTCTggttgtatgtatatacagaATGGTCTggttgtatgtatatacaggATGTTCTggttgtatgtatatacaggGTGTTCTATTCGTGCAGGTATAGCGGAGCACCTGTCGCGCGGCGTGGACGACGAGCACCGGCTCATAGCGCGCTACGCCGCACGCCTCGCGCACGAGAACCGCACCATGGTATGTGATAGTGGGAAAATTCACACGTTTCTGAATCGCgcaatcaatttttttttcgctaCAAACTATATACACAATGGCCTTACTGGCCGACCAGTCGGGTAGACTGGAAATCAATcaagtaaaatatgtatttgttaattgTACCGCGTTGGTATTTATACAGatgttgaatgaatgaaaaaatttatacatggTGTTGTTTGACGTTTTTGCTACAGgatgttattaaaatcgattagGTCCACTTTTACttggatatttataaaataaattgtaaatcaatttacaaagtattgtaaatttataattatgtgtttCAATTTCACTTTCAGCCTCGCGCAGGTAGATCGGCTTCTCTAACGCCTGAATTGGTAAGTCATTAAATCTCAACAAGAATTGATTAGTCCCGGTTTtgtctaaattttatttagaaattcaatgaaaaatttataatttgccaataatttttaacatactgTACTTTTTAACATACTGTGAAAAAAATGtgtcaaaactaaaaattatctatttttttttttttttatatgcagGGTCGATCATCCTCAGAAGGTTCGGAAGTAGACGCAGCGCGGCAACAGCGCGAGCTCATATCGCAGCTGGAGGCGAAGAATAGAGAAATCATGAGGGAGATAGCCAGACTCAGGTGTGTTTTGTCTCTTTCTTTTGTGATCTTCTGTTGCGATTTTTTGAATtaacaaatgttatataagGTAACATTGACTCGCCCATTCGCTATATTAAAAGTAGCTACCTACACTTTAtccatttattgttataaagaaGAGCAGATCCACTTGACAgaagctttttattttgtttattgagaAGTTTAGGACAAATGATTCGATTTTAAACTATGTGTAAACATTTCACGTGCAATATTCCAGACGGCAGCAAGAAGCGGAGTCGGGGGGCGCTGGGGGTGTTGGGGGCGGTGCTCCCCCGCTGGTGTCCGAGCTGCGGGCGCTGCGCCAGCGCAAGGACGAGCTGGAGGGCCACCTGTCCTCGCTGCAGGAGTCCAGGAAGCACCTGATGCACCAGCTCGAGGGGCTCATGCGGATGCTCAAGGTTGGTGATGATTGTATGGTGCTGGTTGGCGTGTATGCCACTTTGTTCTGGTGTAGCGatttagcatttttttttttaatttataaacaataacactAAGGATATCcttgtgtaataataatattcctaCTATTTAATACGTGTTATCTTCTATTATACTAGAATCATATGAAATATCGATACTGTTGTTTGACcgtatatcatattaaaaccgtcaccgtaacgcgttacgaAACAATtactagttatatattttttattagacacATAAGGGAAGCCAGACAGACGTGAAGGACCGTAAGGCGTTacgaaaaatatcaaattatgttttttatccGACGCATAATGGAAGCCTGACAGACGATGggccgtaacgcgttacgtaacaATTAccagttacattttttttttcagacgCAGCAATCCTCCCCCCGCTCGACGCCGAACTCCTCGCCGCGCTCCGCCAAGAGCCCCCCGCTGCCCGGGGCACAGGCCCAACCCTCTGCCCCGGAGAGGTGAGTTGCCCCATTCGTATTCATCTCATTGCACTATATACAAACTTTGCCCCATAAATACTCGTATACATTGCTTCACACGTAaggacgcgggttcgaatcccaactcgtgatcaatttttttacttttattattaataattaataaaaatctttatttattcataccttacattaacattgtataaaatgcTTTGAATTCGCGAAACATAAGCTTATAACTATGGACGCTAGACGTCCTGTAAACTAGGCCGAGCCTGTATCTTAGACGACAGTACCTTCCCGCTATCTATTatgtcttattatattttctttaaaatttctcatcatatatcatattttagaaCGGCGTAATTTTGGGCGTCGgaggttaaaaaaaaattaagttttaccttacatttaaatttttatttattatattttataaaaaatgtttccttacaaattgatacataaaaaagttacttaaataaaaaaaatatatgtccaTGAAAGGGAACCAACGCCACGTGGCACGGTGCGTAGCGCGCCGCAGACGCCATCTTTGGGAGAGAGGGAACGAATCGACATGACGCATAGTTTGggtgaggtttttttttttttaattttttactaatcACACGCGCACCGATATAATGAATGTgaaagtctgtttgtttgtccgtcgATTACGCTCAAACTACtgattttggtgaaatttggtatacggACAACGGTGATTGGACTGCATttcatcccgattaaatgctcccttgggataaaacaggaatcttgatttACGAGCGGAGCCAGGACGAGTGTCTAGTTCATCATAGACCATCAGACAGATAGTTCATCAGacacatatataacctatagcaTTTAGGAATCGCGTCTATATTCAACGATTAAATAATCCATAGTCAATCTAGTAGTTACTAGATGAGAGCGAgcagacaaacaaacttttgagAACTTGAACTTCaaataattagaatttagaatattaccttttttaaattttatctatacaaGTTGTGTCGTAACAAAAACGAAAAGAAATGtcgaatatatattaatatagtgaTTCGGAAGTTATGAGCGGGCATGTgcacgtatttttttttttattttttattattattttttttgttagcaAACATTGCGATTGCAATGATCAAGTACATAGATAGCTCTTATgctgattataataaaaaaaaacgtttactTAGTTCGGgcagaataattatttatcttttcattttatacaatcAGGTATGGAGAGTATGGGCGGTGATAACAGAGGCTTTCATCAGAATCAGCGACCCACCACAAGtgagtgaaatattttttactagctgttcgccatGGCTTTGCTCGTGATGCATATATAGCCCATGTCACTCGGTGAAGTTGAGtttttcaaaatcggtcaagtagtttttgtgtttatcaattacaaacaaactgacaaacaaacaaaaaaagaaattcttcctctttataatattcgtgtaGATAATCTActgaaaatatagaaaatctGCCGTTAAAACAAATCAGTagcattagaaaaaaatattacatagttGTTGTATTATtgtctaataattattttattatattaaaaaagatgtttgtttttacaaaaaaaaaataataataataataaaaaataaataaaactttttcagTGGGAATAGACAACAGAAGTCTGCGAAGCGATCTACTTTATGCGGCCGATTCTGTCACCAACGCGATGTCTACTCTAGTAAGAGAACTTAATTCTGgtgagaaataaatatttttttcttattttttcagtgttaTTTCTAGtggtttttgaagtgaaacttcttataattaattgaaaacaaatctttaatattgctaaaggaaaaaaaatataatgatagaataaaaaaaaaaatctcacttgatttatatacagagtataagtaaagaaattatttaatccaagCGATCCTaatcaaaaacattacaaaagtaaagtaaaaagtttgaataaaatctgtccatttaaaGTGAGTCGAAACATAGAGATAGGTCAAGcttataaaagtttgttaaaATTCAATCTATACGCTGTTTACATTTATACACTAtcctaaacaaataaaatataaaaaaccatCTGCGGATTGGGAATTTTTGGGAACGTCTGTTCAAAACTTAAAGTATGATggtgaaattttttgaaacaaaattctAGAATTGTTTCCATTATTTAGTTAAGGGTACACTTGATATTTCTTGTTTCTAAGATCGATAcggtaaaaattaattggcCTTTAATTCTGTCACTTGGCAAACTTTCgacgaaaaaatatttgaataactatggcatataaacatttaaaaatcgttTGCTACatgaatatgtaatttatagataaaaaaaaaatatatatttttttttgcaaacgCATTTTTATCTGTTGTTGTAATTGTTGCCAGTATAAGaagtttttattcttaaatcaATTAGAGAGTTTTGCAATTCCGCATGTATCCAATCCCCAAATATCTCGGCACGTGAGTTTTGCATGTGTGTTTCTAACAATTAATCATTAGATATTCCATTAAAAAGACCATGAggataatacataatttgcaatataatttaaaagaaaaaaaaatcgcctGCGGAAagattaaaatctttttaatccCATTTTAAATCCctaattcttttttacttattcgatacatacaaaaaaaaataataaaaaaacgttcaAGGCAAAATATGGCGGTAAAAAGGCCGCCATTTTTTAACTTCGTAGTATCCTGCCATATCCtgctaatttttataatctaacaTCCTGTTTAATGCTAGAAcgtctcaaaaaaaaaatctcctaCATACATACACGCTTACCTGATCCACACGGCGCAGTCGGGTAAAAACGCGAAAACTCTTTAGAAaagtcattttttatttatttctccaTACGTAGTtggttttttatgttatcgatGTTTTGCAGAAGGCTCCGATACAGAAGATACAATGAAGGGAGGATTGGATTCGAGGAAGCAAAGAGGTTAGTGTTTGctgtgatgtttttttatctgtggtatttttttttttttgtatgctgTTGGCTTAAGCGGAGATTTGGAAAGTGTATATAGGTGGATAAAGAGCCCATGCTAATGcgacacaatttttattattttttcgttcaaaatctttattttgtttagagttctatttttattcattattttatgtattcttaATCAACTTATAGGACAGCGTGGTTTGGTTAAAGTCTAACAGCAGCAGCAGGCTTTGAAGCTTAAAATAGAAAAGGAtctgctataaataaaattgtatttattaaaatctatttgaaatttaaagttCTCCTACAGATTTAAGACACAAATCACATACGAAATGTTATGCATAGATTTTTCTCGTGTCATAGTTTTTTCCTCCGCTTAAGCTATAGCagcgtttaatataatatcattagactgtttttattcatttaacacCCATATTCTcagtaatatatgtataaaagcaCGATTTTTTGTATGGGTGCATGGCGATCGATTTAATTGTTAGTAAGTTTTTtagcgaataaaaaaaatagttgaaTTTACTAATTACTACCTACTACTACTAACTAATTCACTTTACACATGTGcgaatatttctaataaatattgatatcaaATATCTAGAAATCTATAcaattgcttttattatttcatgaatGTGACCAgagttttttcttttgttataatttaatgtgtttacCACACAGCAAAAAAAGactattattatgatataactaaaaagctgaacagtttgtttgcttgCTTGCTGAACGCGCCATCTTAAGTACTAATGTACCGATAtggatgaaacttggtatagAGATAGGTTTAAAATCAAGAAAGGATATTGGATACTTTTTGATTCCGAATCTCACATGGAACTGTGCGGGGAGAACCCCtggaatgtttatattttcctttgacttTGACTTAACCTCCCGAGTTGTCTAAGAAAAACACCACATAGATCCCTTTCCCGTGAGATTTCCAGGACCTATCTATCGTATATCCTTTCGGAGGTCTCAAGCTAATTTAGTAGCTaccatattaaatacaaatcgAATCGAAGATGAGACGGACATTCATATTTCTGTATGTGGGAGCTAAGCACGCTT
This DNA window, taken from Zerene cesonia ecotype Mississippi chromosome 26, Zerene_cesonia_1.1, whole genome shotgun sequence, encodes the following:
- the LOC119836895 gene encoding dystrobrevin beta isoform X1 yields the protein MSLERDNIGVMPPVPTTGSVDPRSQLLQEMREQNFDMIRFASYRTACKLRYVQKKCNLHAIDIWNVIEAFRENALNTLEPNACVNVTRLETLVSSLYHNLNKRLPPANQVSVEACSALLLNWLLSAYSTGENVGKIRVFSIKVALATMCAGKLMDKLRYIFSQLSDGNGHLLMKRLSDYLREVLALPAAVYESPSFSYNDSLALSIFNQNTKITVNDFLDTLMSDPGPPCLVWLPLLHRLASVENVVHPLACSACRRGSLSGLRYRCTRCAGYTLCQECFWRGRVTPPHTNEHEVKEYATYKSPSKQIGATLRKSFRCVPERARAALPRYPDQPERTLNLSHIVPPSPVPAHNGFPEYGGGYVNTGSLDSRSSRSTHRSIAEHLSRGVDDEHRLIARYAARLAHENRTMPRAGRSASLTPELGRSSSEGSEVDAARQQRELISQLEAKNREIMREIARLRRQQEAESGGAGGVGGGAPPLVSELRALRQRKDELEGHLSSLQESRKHLMHQLEGLMRMLKTQQSSPRSTPNSSPRSAKSPPLPGAQAQPSAPEREPTPRGTVRSAPQTPSLGERERIDMTHSLGMESMGGDNRGFHQNQRPTTMGIDNRSLRSDLLYAADSVTNAMSTLVRELNSEGSDTEDTMKGGLDSRKQRDFEEDDDSDEPMPRPQLPRHYLHDNNVQDTPPPLPARTGHYFPRT
- the LOC119836895 gene encoding dystrobrevin beta isoform X2, whose translation is MSLERDNIGVMPPVPTTGSVDPRSQLLQEMREQNFDMIRFASYRTACKLRYVQKKCNLHAIDIWNVIEAFRENALNTLEPNACVNVTRLETLVSSLYHNLNKRLPPANQVSVEACSALLLNWLLSAYSTGENVGKIRVFSIKVALATMCAGKLMDKLRYIFSQLSDGNGHLLMKRLSDYLREVLALPAAVYESPSFSYNDSLALSIFNQNTKITVNDFLDTLMSDPGPPCLVWLPLLHRLASVENVVHPLACSACRRGSLSGLRYRCTRCAGYTLCQECFWRGRVTPPHTNEHEVKEYATYKSPSKQIGATLRKSFRCVPERARAALPRYPDQPERTLNLSHIVPPSPVPAHNGFPEYGGGYVNTGSLDSRSSRSTHRSIAEHLSRGVDDEHRLIARYAARLAHENRTMPRAGRSASLTPELGRSSSEGSEVDAARQQRELISQLEAKNREIMREIARLRRQQEAESGGAGGVGGGAPPLVSELRALRQRKDELEGHLSSLQESRKHLMHQLEGLMRMLKTQQSSPRSTPNSSPRSAKSPPLPGAQAQPSAPEREPTPRGTVRSAPQTPSLGERERIDMTHSLGMESMGGDNRGFHQNQRPTTMGIDNRSLRSDLLYAADSVTNAMSTLVRELNSEGSDTEDTMKGGLDSRKQRDFEEDDDSDEPMPRPQLPRHYLHDNNVQNLPRSLISQS